Proteins encoded in a region of the Haloglomus salinum genome:
- the cobA gene encoding uroporphyrinogen-III C-methyltransferase, whose protein sequence is MSGDTDGEQEDVGTVYLVGSGPGDPELMTVKAKRLLEEADVVLHDKLPGPEILGSIPEDKREDVGKRAGGERTSQEYTNDRLVELAREGKTVVRLKGGDPFVFGRGGEEAEHLAEHGIPFEYVPGVTSPIAGPGVAGIPVTHRDHTSSVSFVTGHEDPTKAESMVDWEALAATGGTIVVLMGVGKLPAYTEALREAGMEGDTPVALVERATWPDQRVATGTLDTIVDVRDAEGIEPPAITVIGGVAGTRARVREFLANELGEYGDAA, encoded by the coding sequence ATGAGCGGGGACACGGACGGGGAACAGGAGGACGTGGGCACCGTCTACCTCGTCGGGAGCGGCCCCGGCGACCCCGAGCTCATGACGGTGAAGGCAAAGCGCCTGCTCGAGGAGGCGGACGTGGTCCTCCACGACAAGCTCCCTGGGCCGGAGATCCTCGGCTCCATCCCCGAGGACAAGCGCGAGGACGTGGGCAAGCGCGCCGGCGGCGAGCGCACCTCCCAGGAGTACACCAACGACCGGCTCGTCGAGCTCGCCCGCGAGGGCAAGACCGTCGTCCGGCTGAAGGGCGGCGACCCGTTCGTCTTCGGCCGTGGCGGCGAGGAGGCCGAACACCTCGCCGAGCACGGCATCCCGTTCGAGTACGTCCCCGGCGTCACCAGCCCCATCGCGGGCCCCGGCGTCGCGGGTATCCCCGTCACCCACCGCGACCACACCTCCTCGGTGTCGTTCGTCACGGGCCACGAGGACCCCACCAAGGCGGAGTCGATGGTCGACTGGGAGGCGCTCGCCGCGACCGGCGGCACCATCGTCGTCCTGATGGGCGTCGGCAAGCTCCCGGCCTACACCGAGGCGCTCCGGGAGGCCGGGATGGAGGGTGACACGCCTGTCGCGCTCGTCGAGCGCGCAACCTGGCCGGACCAGCGCGTCGCGACCGGCACCCTCGACACCATCGTCGACGTGCGCGACGCCGAGGGCATCGAGCCGCCCGCCATCACCGTCATCGGCGGCGTCGCGGGCACGCGAGCACGGGTCAGGGAGTTCCTCGCGAACGAACTCGGGGAGTACGGGGACGCCGCATGA
- a CDS encoding uroporphyrinogen-III synthase: MKIAVFRPDDGRAAAAAETVRDLGAEPVLDPMLAVEPTGARPREDADYAVFTSTSGVELLADAGWTAGETTVCAIGSSTAQALREAGYEVAVVPEQYSSAGLVETLAGRVDGARIEVARSDHGSAVLLDGLEDAGAYVHETVLYRLVRPEGAGSSADLAARGQLAGACFTASMTVENFLASADERGIRPPAIAGLNDAVVGCIGEPTRERAERAGIEVDVVPEVASFEALAEAVVERARDRRD, translated from the coding sequence ATGAAGATCGCCGTCTTCCGGCCGGACGACGGCCGTGCGGCGGCTGCGGCCGAGACGGTCCGCGACCTGGGGGCCGAACCGGTCCTCGACCCGATGCTCGCCGTCGAACCGACCGGCGCTCGGCCCCGCGAGGACGCCGACTACGCGGTCTTCACCAGTACCTCGGGCGTCGAACTCCTGGCCGACGCGGGCTGGACGGCCGGCGAGACGACGGTCTGCGCCATCGGCTCCTCGACGGCCCAGGCACTGCGGGAGGCCGGCTACGAGGTGGCCGTCGTGCCCGAGCAGTACTCCTCGGCCGGACTGGTCGAGACGCTCGCCGGACGGGTCGACGGGGCCCGCATCGAGGTCGCGCGCTCGGACCACGGCAGCGCCGTGTTGCTGGACGGGCTGGAGGACGCCGGCGCGTACGTCCACGAGACGGTGCTCTACCGGCTCGTCCGGCCCGAGGGGGCGGGGTCGTCGGCCGACCTCGCCGCGCGCGGCCAGCTCGCGGGCGCCTGCTTCACCGCCTCGATGACCGTCGAGAACTTCCTCGCCAGCGCAGACGAGCGAGGGATTCGTCCCCCGGCCATCGCGGGGCTGAACGACGCCGTCGTGGGCTGTATCGGCGAACCGACGCGCGAGCGCGCGGAGCGCGCGGGTATCGAGGTCGATGTCGTGCCCGAGGTCGCCTCGTTCGAGGCGCTGGCCGAGGCCGTGGTCGAGCGGGCACGCGACCGCCGAGACTGA
- a CDS encoding proline dehydrogenase family protein — MIPPVADRFVAGEHPAQALEHARRLNERDVGAILNLLGEHYHERDPAEADAATYRRLLDDIGRSDLDCCVSVKPSQVGIQVDEAVFRKNLGDIAAHADRRDAFVWVDMEDHTTVDATLEVFCDLVADYPDMGLCLQANMKRTPEDLDRLADLPGKVRLVKGAYEPPRDIAYREKSRVNEAYRDLLEQAFRSFDGGVAVGSHDPAMVEHARDLHETYGTDYEVQMLMGVREDAQTELAREVPVYQYVPYGGKWLSYFYRRVKENTGNAAFALRAIASG, encoded by the coding sequence ATGATTCCGCCCGTCGCGGACCGGTTCGTGGCCGGCGAACACCCCGCGCAGGCGCTCGAGCACGCCCGACGGCTGAACGAGCGCGACGTGGGCGCCATCCTCAACCTGCTCGGCGAACACTACCACGAGCGCGACCCTGCAGAGGCCGACGCCGCCACCTATCGGCGGCTCCTCGACGATATCGGTCGGTCGGATCTGGACTGCTGTGTCTCGGTCAAACCCTCTCAGGTCGGTATCCAGGTCGACGAGGCGGTCTTCCGGAAGAACCTCGGCGACATCGCCGCCCACGCCGACCGCCGGGACGCGTTCGTCTGGGTCGACATGGAGGACCACACGACCGTCGACGCGACGCTCGAGGTGTTCTGCGACCTCGTGGCCGACTATCCCGACATGGGCCTGTGCCTCCAGGCCAACATGAAGCGGACGCCCGAGGACCTCGACCGGCTCGCGGACCTGCCGGGCAAGGTCCGGCTCGTGAAGGGGGCCTACGAGCCACCACGCGACATCGCGTACCGGGAGAAATCGCGGGTGAACGAGGCGTATCGGGACCTTCTGGAGCAGGCGTTCCGCAGCTTCGACGGCGGCGTCGCCGTCGGGAGCCACGACCCCGCCATGGTCGAGCACGCGCGCGACCTGCACGAGACCTACGGGACCGACTACGAGGTCCAGATGCTCATGGGCGTGCGCGAGGACGCACAAACCGAACTCGCGCGGGAGGTGCCCGTCTACCAGTACGTCCCGTACGGCGGGAAGTGGCTCTCGTACTTCTACCGGCGGGTGAAGGAGAACACGGGGAACGCGGCGTTCGCGCTGCGAGCCATCGCGAGCGGGTGA
- a CDS encoding CDP-2,3-bis-(O-geranylgeranyl)-sn-glycerol synthase, giving the protein MSLLGTVVGALWAMLPAYVPNNAAVLFGGGRPLDGGRNLGERRILGDGKTWRGTIAGIGTGVVLAGVLNVVRERAGAAFGVTLPSFPAPAAVALAAGAMLGDILASFLKRRTGRDRGAAFPGLDQLDFVVAALALAAVVAPDWTKETFTPGRLVVVTIVTPALHLVTNAGAYLLGLKDEPW; this is encoded by the coding sequence ATGTCGCTGCTCGGAACGGTGGTCGGTGCGCTGTGGGCGATGCTCCCCGCCTACGTCCCGAACAACGCGGCGGTGCTGTTCGGCGGCGGCCGGCCGCTCGACGGCGGTCGGAACCTCGGCGAGCGCCGCATCCTCGGTGACGGGAAGACCTGGCGCGGGACCATCGCCGGCATCGGGACCGGCGTCGTGCTGGCCGGGGTCCTGAACGTCGTCCGCGAGCGCGCGGGCGCGGCGTTCGGCGTGACGCTCCCCTCGTTCCCGGCACCTGCGGCGGTCGCGCTCGCCGCGGGCGCGATGCTGGGTGACATCCTCGCCTCGTTCCTGAAACGCCGGACCGGACGGGACCGCGGTGCCGCGTTCCCCGGGCTCGACCAGCTCGACTTCGTCGTGGCCGCGCTCGCGCTGGCCGCCGTCGTCGCCCCGGACTGGACGAAGGAGACGTTCACGCCCGGCCGCCTCGTCGTCGTGACGATCGTTACGCCCGCGCTCCACCTCGTCACGAACGCCGGCGCCTACCTGCTCGGGCTGAAGGACGAGCCCTGGTGA
- a CDS encoding GerW family sporulation protein, which produces MSDSVRESFDAMGEFVDRFPAADAETVYGEPVTQGDRTVIPVARVGYRFGGGFGGGSDQEGEQDGTGFGGGGGGTVTARPAGALEVSPAGTRFVDTERRWPLVVAFALGALLGWLGRR; this is translated from the coding sequence ATGAGCGACTCCGTTCGCGAGAGCTTCGACGCGATGGGCGAGTTCGTCGACCGGTTCCCGGCCGCCGACGCCGAGACGGTGTACGGCGAACCCGTGACACAGGGCGACCGGACCGTGATTCCGGTCGCCCGCGTCGGCTACCGGTTCGGCGGTGGCTTCGGCGGCGGGAGCGACCAGGAAGGGGAACAGGACGGAACGGGGTTCGGGGGTGGCGGCGGCGGCACGGTCACGGCACGCCCAGCCGGTGCGCTGGAGGTCTCACCGGCGGGGACGCGGTTCGTCGACACCGAACGCCGGTGGCCGCTGGTCGTCGCGTTCGCGCTCGGTGCCCTGCTGGGGTGGCTCGGACGACGGTAG
- a CDS encoding 60S ribosomal export protein NMD3 translates to MSDSEERGERGFCPRCGDAIERPPGVDLPGSPSARDAVLCDACYFEDFDLVDAPDRVEVQVCSDCGAVHRGNRWVDVGARDYTDVAIEEVTGVLGVHIDAQGVEWVVDPEQVDENTIRMHAMFTGVIRQTPVEEEVTVPVYISRGTCDRCGRIAGDYWEALVQVRATERTPTDDECDRATEIAEAYIAEREDKGDRNAFITSVDRTDSGVNMKISSNQMGEAIAHRIVREFGGEVSAAETLATEDSDGNELYRVTFVARLPPYTPGDIIEPADDEGPVLVTSAHGNLKGVRLTTGERYEASYEEGIDPDARRLGTREDGQRTTLVTVEDEHAVQVLDPETYEARTIPRPEYMDPDAEEVPVLRSRAGLHVLPEDDEDDARD, encoded by the coding sequence ATGAGCGACTCCGAGGAACGGGGCGAGCGAGGGTTCTGCCCGCGCTGTGGCGACGCCATCGAGCGGCCGCCCGGCGTGGACCTGCCCGGAAGCCCCAGCGCCAGGGATGCGGTGCTGTGCGACGCCTGCTACTTCGAGGACTTCGACCTCGTGGACGCCCCTGACCGGGTGGAAGTGCAGGTCTGCTCGGACTGCGGCGCGGTCCACCGAGGGAACCGCTGGGTGGACGTGGGCGCGCGGGACTACACCGACGTGGCCATCGAGGAGGTGACCGGCGTACTGGGCGTCCACATCGACGCGCAGGGCGTCGAATGGGTCGTCGACCCCGAGCAGGTCGACGAGAACACCATCCGGATGCACGCCATGTTCACCGGCGTCATCCGGCAGACGCCAGTCGAGGAGGAGGTCACCGTTCCGGTCTACATCTCGCGGGGCACCTGTGACCGGTGCGGGCGCATCGCGGGCGATTACTGGGAGGCGCTGGTGCAGGTCCGCGCGACCGAGCGCACGCCGACCGACGACGAGTGTGACCGTGCGACCGAGATCGCCGAGGCGTACATCGCCGAGCGCGAGGACAAGGGCGACCGGAACGCGTTCATCACCTCGGTCGACCGCACGGACAGCGGTGTGAACATGAAGATATCCTCGAACCAGATGGGCGAGGCCATCGCCCACCGCATCGTCCGCGAGTTCGGCGGCGAAGTCTCGGCGGCGGAGACGCTCGCGACCGAGGACTCCGACGGGAACGAACTCTACCGCGTGACGTTCGTCGCGCGCCTCCCCCCCTACACCCCGGGCGATATCATCGAACCGGCCGACGACGAGGGGCCGGTCCTCGTCACGAGCGCGCACGGGAACCTGAAGGGGGTCCGCCTCACCACGGGCGAGCGCTACGAGGCCAGTTACGAGGAGGGCATCGACCCCGACGCGCGGCGACTCGGCACCCGCGAGGACGGCCAGCGGACGACCCTCGTCACCGTCGAGGACGAGCACGCCGTGCAGGTGCTCGACCCGGAGACGTACGAGGCCCGGACCATCCCGCGCCCCGAGTACATGGACCCGGACGCCGAGGAGGTGCCCGTGCTGCGCTCGCGGGCGGGCCTGCACGTCCTTCCCGAGGACGACGAGGACGATGCCCGGGACTGA
- the hemC gene encoding hydroxymethylbilane synthase, which produces MRETRTVRLATRGSDLALRQAATVAEQLEDRHTEVELIEVETEGDRIRDELIHRLGKTGAFVRALDERILDGEVDAAVHSMKDVPTDFPDELVVAGIPERAPANDVLLTPGGRSLDELPDGATVGTSSLRRQAQLLAERPDLDIQPLRGNVDTRVEKLLATSVGREHDRRVAADGEFDSPSASGTESRPAEEEEDPDETFDQSAEEWFESLSVLEQDALARYPLETAYDAIVLAEAGLQRMGLLHHVPHERLDPNEFVPAPGQGAIAVTALADDAESFRETIDHPRTRVETTVERTVLKELGGGCVAPLGVHATVRGEYVHVVARVLDRAGEEPIRETRDLPANDHAAAARRFAADIADRGGAELVAEARKTAEEHEETEGAR; this is translated from the coding sequence ATGCGAGAGACACGAACGGTCCGGCTGGCGACACGGGGCTCGGACCTGGCGCTGCGGCAGGCCGCCACCGTCGCCGAGCAACTGGAGGACCGTCACACGGAGGTCGAACTAATCGAGGTGGAGACGGAGGGCGACCGCATCCGCGACGAACTCATCCACCGGCTCGGCAAGACCGGCGCGTTCGTCCGGGCGCTGGACGAGCGCATCCTCGATGGGGAGGTGGACGCCGCCGTCCACTCGATGAAGGACGTGCCCACCGACTTCCCGGACGAGCTGGTCGTCGCGGGCATCCCCGAGCGCGCGCCCGCGAACGACGTGCTCCTGACGCCCGGCGGCCGGAGCCTCGACGAACTCCCGGATGGCGCGACCGTCGGCACCTCGAGCCTCCGGCGGCAGGCCCAGCTACTGGCCGAACGACCGGACCTCGACATCCAGCCCCTGCGCGGGAACGTCGACACGCGCGTCGAGAAGTTGCTCGCGACGAGCGTCGGGCGCGAACACGACCGCCGGGTCGCCGCCGACGGCGAGTTCGACTCGCCGTCTGCAAGCGGGACGGAGTCCCGCCCTGCCGAAGAGGAGGAGGACCCCGACGAGACGTTCGACCAGTCCGCCGAGGAGTGGTTCGAGTCGCTGTCGGTGCTCGAACAGGACGCGCTGGCGCGCTACCCCCTCGAGACCGCTTACGACGCCATCGTCCTCGCGGAGGCAGGGCTCCAGCGGATGGGGCTGCTGCATCACGTCCCCCACGAGCGGCTCGACCCGAACGAGTTCGTCCCGGCCCCGGGCCAGGGTGCCATCGCGGTGACCGCGCTCGCCGACGACGCCGAATCCTTCCGCGAGACCATCGACCACCCGCGGACCCGCGTCGAGACCACGGTCGAGCGGACCGTCCTGAAGGAACTCGGCGGGGGCTGCGTGGCGCCGCTGGGCGTCCACGCCACCGTCCGCGGCGAGTACGTCCACGTCGTCGCGCGCGTGCTGGACCGCGCGGGCGAGGAGCCCATCCGCGAGACCCGCGACCTGCCCGCCAACGACCACGCCGCGGCCGCCCGCCGGTTCGCGGCCGACATCGCGGACCGCGGCGGCGCGGAACTCGTCGCGGAAGCCCGCAAGACCGCCGAGGAGCACGAGGAGACGGAGGGCGCCCGATGA
- a CDS encoding acetyl-CoA hydrolase/transferase C-terminal domain-containing protein, translated as MTDDGTGGRVEGDLPVESAADAAARIESGAVLGISGFGSVGYPKLVPEAIAARSDAAALDLTVISGGSVGPEVDEALVESGAMARRYPFIGHEALREASNDGGVAFHDRHVAGVADEVRFGGLPSPDWAVVEAVAVGEDWFVPSPSVGSTPALVHAADRVIVEVNAAQPRDLEGLHDLLVRTAPPEREPLALDAVDARIGSPRVEFESEKLAAVVRTDRADTTYTFREPTAADRALADEFAGFLDAELDRNPAFDATLNLQFGVGSVGNAVVSALDAVDLGDRDVAYFGEVVQDAVLDALDDGTLAAASATSLALSSEGQDRLFANLGRYAEQVVLRPVDVSNDAGLIDSFGVIAVNGAVEVDLTGQVNSTHIGTDVVGGVGGSGDFFRAALLSVVALPSTAAGGDVSRIVPRVAHVDHTEHDVDVVVTDQGVADLRGLSPRERMRAVVAVAHPDFRDALAAYRDRALERGGHTPGGFDLAADWPPDAAE; from the coding sequence ATGACAGACGACGGGACCGGCGGGCGCGTCGAGGGTGACCTGCCGGTCGAGTCCGCCGCGGACGCCGCGGCCCGCATCGAGTCCGGCGCCGTGCTGGGTATCTCCGGCTTCGGGAGCGTCGGCTACCCCAAACTCGTGCCGGAGGCCATCGCCGCTCGCAGCGACGCCGCCGCCCTCGACCTGACGGTCATCAGCGGCGGGAGCGTCGGCCCCGAAGTGGACGAGGCCCTCGTGGAATCGGGCGCGATGGCGCGGCGCTACCCGTTCATCGGCCACGAGGCACTGCGCGAGGCCAGCAACGACGGCGGGGTGGCGTTCCACGACCGGCACGTCGCGGGTGTCGCCGACGAGGTCCGGTTCGGCGGGCTCCCCTCGCCCGACTGGGCCGTCGTCGAGGCCGTCGCCGTCGGCGAGGACTGGTTCGTCCCCTCGCCATCGGTCGGGTCGACGCCGGCACTCGTCCACGCGGCCGACCGCGTCATCGTCGAGGTGAACGCGGCCCAGCCCCGCGACCTGGAGGGGCTCCACGACCTGCTCGTACGGACCGCTCCCCCGGAACGCGAGCCGCTCGCCCTCGATGCCGTCGATGCGCGTATCGGCTCACCTCGTGTCGAGTTCGAATCCGAGAAACTCGCCGCCGTCGTCCGCACGGACCGCGCCGACACGACCTACACCTTCCGCGAGCCCACCGCGGCCGACCGCGCGCTCGCCGACGAATTCGCGGGCTTCCTCGACGCCGAACTCGACCGCAACCCCGCATTCGATGCGACACTCAACCTCCAGTTCGGCGTCGGGAGCGTCGGGAACGCCGTCGTCTCGGCGCTCGACGCCGTCGACCTGGGCGACCGCGACGTGGCTTACTTCGGTGAGGTGGTCCAGGACGCCGTCCTGGACGCGCTCGACGACGGCACCCTCGCCGCCGCGAGCGCCACCTCGCTCGCGCTCTCGAGCGAGGGGCAGGACCGCCTGTTCGCGAACCTGGGCCGCTACGCCGAGCAGGTCGTCCTCCGCCCGGTCGATGTCTCCAACGACGCCGGCCTCATCGACTCGTTCGGCGTGATAGCGGTGAACGGCGCCGTCGAGGTGGACCTGACGGGGCAGGTCAACTCCACGCACATCGGCACCGACGTGGTCGGCGGCGTCGGCGGCTCGGGCGACTTCTTCCGCGCGGCGCTCCTGTCGGTCGTCGCGCTCCCCTCGACCGCCGCCGGGGGCGACGTCTCCCGGATCGTCCCGCGCGTCGCGCACGTCGACCACACCGAACACGACGTGGACGTGGTCGTCACCGACCAGGGGGTCGCGGACCTGCGCGGCCTGTCGCCCCGCGAGCGAATGCGCGCGGTGGTGGCGGTCGCGCACCCGGACTTCCGCGACGCGCTCGCCGCGTACCGCGACCGGGCGCTGGAGCGGGGCGGCCACACGCCCGGGGGATTCGACCTCGCGGCCGACTGGCCACCCGACGCTGCCGAGTGA
- a CDS encoding class I SAM-dependent methyltransferase, whose amino-acid sequence MPGTDGAADPDRAPGLAALVPKPAAERAERELSALGVYDDGRGIESYDDERVALPVVGEVPADREGTVAAVEAVERVVEHDLPSRDSTLADRLRARGFSEADIDAAPGSWAVIGTVLMADFGDCPRPGEVGEALLELHGEADTVLDRGGIAGRTRDPDVTVVAGAGDTETVHTEYGTRYALDLATTMFSPGNKAERARMGDVTGPDERVFDMFAGVGYFALPMARAGAEVVAAELDPTTYQYLVENAVLNDVTDRFRAVRGDCADVELEPVDRVVMGHYDAYERLPAGVAALRPGGTMHLHEATPEAELPDRPVGRLEAAVADAGRSCEVLGVREVKSYAEGVQHVVVDARIE is encoded by the coding sequence ATGCCCGGGACTGACGGCGCGGCCGACCCCGACCGGGCACCCGGGCTCGCGGCGCTGGTTCCGAAGCCGGCCGCCGAGCGCGCCGAACGCGAACTGTCGGCACTGGGCGTCTACGACGACGGCCGGGGTATCGAGTCCTACGACGACGAGCGGGTCGCCCTGCCCGTCGTCGGCGAGGTCCCCGCCGACCGCGAGGGGACCGTCGCCGCGGTCGAGGCGGTCGAACGGGTCGTCGAGCACGACCTCCCCTCGCGCGACTCGACGCTGGCCGACCGCCTCCGGGCGCGTGGCTTCTCCGAGGCCGACATCGACGCCGCGCCGGGGTCGTGGGCCGTCATCGGGACCGTCCTCATGGCCGACTTCGGGGACTGCCCGCGGCCGGGCGAGGTGGGCGAGGCGCTGCTCGAACTCCACGGCGAGGCCGACACCGTGCTCGACCGCGGCGGCATCGCCGGGCGCACCCGCGACCCCGACGTGACCGTCGTCGCGGGCGCGGGCGACACGGAGACCGTCCACACCGAGTACGGCACGCGCTACGCGCTCGACCTCGCGACGACGATGTTCTCGCCGGGCAACAAGGCCGAGCGCGCGCGGATGGGCGACGTGACGGGCCCCGACGAGCGCGTCTTCGACATGTTCGCCGGGGTGGGGTACTTCGCGCTCCCGATGGCCCGGGCGGGTGCCGAGGTGGTCGCCGCCGAACTCGACCCGACCACGTACCAGTATCTCGTCGAGAACGCCGTCCTCAACGACGTGACCGACCGGTTCCGGGCCGTGCGAGGGGACTGTGCCGATGTCGAGCTGGAGCCGGTCGACCGCGTGGTGATGGGCCATTACGACGCGTACGAGCGGCTACCGGCGGGGGTCGCCGCGCTCCGGCCCGGCGGCACGATGCATCTCCACGAGGCCACGCCGGAGGCCGAACTGCCCGACCGGCCCGTCGGGCGGCTGGAGGCGGCCGTCGCCGACGCCGGCCGGTCGTGCGAGGTGCTGGGCGTGCGCGAGGTCAAGAGCTACGCCGAAGGCGTCCAGCACGTCGTGGTCGACGCGCGTATCGAGTAG
- the katG gene encoding catalase/peroxidase HPI, with protein sequence MTERSPRHRKGDQEWWPNQLDLKTLDQNAREVGPMDEDFDYAEAFESLDLDEVKADIEDLMTTSQDWWPADYGHYGPLFIRMAWHSAGTYRTTDGRGGAAGGTQRFAPLNSWPDNANLDKARRLLEPVKQKYGRKLSWADLIVLAGNVALESMGFDTFGFAGGREDEFEPDEAVDWGPEGEMESWDRFDEDDVLEAPLGATVMGLIYVNPEGPEGEPDPEWSAERIRQSFDRMAMNDKETAALIAGGHTFGKVHGADDPDEHVGAEPEAAPIEDMGLGWESDYGSGKGDDTITSGIEGPWNSTPTRWDTSYLDNLLDHEWEPEKGPGGAWQWRPVDEDEIDAAPEAHGEGEQTPMMLTTDVALKKDPDYREIIEEFQNDPMEFLDSFAKAWYKLIHRDMGPPERFLGPEVPDETMLWQDPVPDADYGLVGEAEVETLKEELLDSELSRQQLVKTAWAAASTYRDSDKRGGANGARIRLEPQRSWDVNEPEELETVLETLEDIQQEFNDSRSDGTRVSLADLIVLGGNAAIEQAAADAGYDVTVPFEPGRTDASQEQTDVESFEALKPAVDGFRNYLPDDLDHDQPEELLVDRADLLDLTATEMTALVGGLRTLGATYGDADLGVLTDEPGTLTADFFETLLDMSYDWEPAEDGVYEGYDRETGELEWEATRFDLVFGSNSRLRAVAECYAAEDGEEEFVEDFVDAWHKVMMNDRFDLE encoded by the coding sequence ATGACTGAGCGTTCACCCCGGCACCGAAAGGGCGACCAGGAGTGGTGGCCGAACCAGCTGGACCTGAAGACGCTCGACCAGAACGCCCGCGAGGTCGGGCCGATGGACGAGGACTTCGACTACGCCGAGGCGTTCGAATCGCTCGACCTCGACGAGGTGAAGGCCGACATCGAGGACCTGATGACGACCTCGCAGGACTGGTGGCCGGCCGACTACGGGCACTACGGCCCGCTGTTCATCCGTATGGCCTGGCACAGCGCCGGCACGTACCGCACCACGGACGGCCGCGGCGGCGCGGCGGGCGGCACCCAGCGGTTCGCGCCGCTCAACAGCTGGCCCGACAACGCCAACCTCGACAAGGCCCGTCGCCTGCTCGAGCCGGTCAAGCAGAAGTACGGCCGCAAGCTCTCGTGGGCCGACCTCATCGTCCTGGCGGGCAACGTCGCGCTGGAGTCGATGGGCTTCGACACGTTCGGCTTCGCCGGCGGCCGCGAGGACGAGTTCGAGCCCGACGAGGCCGTCGACTGGGGGCCCGAAGGGGAGATGGAGAGCTGGGACCGGTTCGACGAGGACGACGTCCTCGAGGCACCGCTGGGCGCGACCGTGATGGGGCTCATCTACGTCAACCCCGAGGGGCCGGAGGGCGAGCCGGACCCGGAGTGGTCGGCCGAGCGCATCCGGCAGTCGTTCGACCGCATGGCGATGAACGACAAGGAGACGGCCGCGCTCATCGCCGGCGGCCACACGTTCGGGAAGGTCCACGGCGCCGACGACCCCGACGAGCACGTCGGGGCCGAGCCCGAGGCCGCCCCCATCGAGGACATGGGCCTGGGCTGGGAGAGCGACTACGGCTCCGGGAAGGGTGACGACACCATCACCAGCGGCATCGAGGGGCCCTGGAACAGCACGCCGACACGGTGGGACACCTCCTACCTCGACAACCTGCTCGACCACGAGTGGGAGCCCGAGAAGGGCCCCGGCGGTGCGTGGCAGTGGCGGCCAGTCGACGAGGACGAAATCGATGCCGCGCCGGAAGCCCACGGGGAGGGCGAGCAGACGCCGATGATGCTGACGACCGACGTCGCGCTGAAGAAGGACCCCGACTACCGGGAGATAATCGAGGAGTTCCAGAACGACCCCATGGAGTTCCTGGATTCCTTCGCGAAGGCGTGGTACAAGCTCATCCACCGCGACATGGGCCCGCCGGAGCGGTTCCTCGGCCCGGAGGTTCCCGACGAGACGATGCTCTGGCAGGACCCCGTCCCGGACGCCGACTACGGACTCGTCGGCGAGGCTGAGGTCGAGACGCTCAAGGAGGAGCTCCTCGACTCGGAGCTCTCCCGCCAGCAACTGGTCAAGACCGCGTGGGCCGCGGCGTCGACGTACCGCGACAGCGACAAGCGCGGCGGCGCGAACGGCGCCCGCATCCGCCTCGAACCCCAGCGGAGCTGGGACGTGAACGAGCCCGAGGAACTGGAGACGGTGCTGGAGACCCTGGAAGACATCCAGCAGGAGTTCAACGACTCGCGCTCGGACGGGACGCGCGTCTCGCTGGCCGACCTCATCGTGCTGGGCGGCAACGCGGCCATCGAGCAGGCGGCAGCAGACGCCGGCTACGACGTGACGGTCCCGTTCGAGCCGGGGCGCACCGACGCCAGCCAGGAGCAGACCGACGTGGAGTCGTTCGAGGCCCTCAAGCCGGCGGTCGATGGCTTCCGCAACTACCTCCCGGACGACCTCGACCACGACCAGCCCGAGGAGCTGCTGGTCGACAGGGCCGACCTGCTGGACCTGACGGCGACGGAGATGACGGCGCTGGTCGGCGGCCTGCGGACGCTGGGCGCCACCTACGGTGACGCCGACCTCGGCGTCCTCACGGACGAGCCGGGAACGCTGACCGCCGACTTCTTCGAGACCCTGCTCGACATGTCGTACGACTGGGAGCCCGCCGAGGACGGCGTCTACGAGGGGTACGACCGCGAGACCGGGGAACTCGAGTGGGAGGCCACCCGCTTCGACCTCGTCTTCGGCTCGAACTCCCGGCTCCGCGCCGTCGCCGAGTGCTACGCCGCCGAGGACGGCGAGGAGGAGTTCGTCGAGGACTTCGTCGACGCGTGGCACAAGGTGATGATGAACGACCGCTTCGACCTGGAGTAG